One Campylobacter sputorum genomic window, GCTTCTAGTAATACTTCCATACCAAGGCTAAAAGCTAGCTCTACAAGTTTTTTCAACTCTTTTTTATCAAGAGCTTTTGCAATAAGCAGTATAAAATCAGCACCATATAAGTAAGCTTGTAAAACTTGGTATTCATCTACTATAAAATCTTTTCTTAAAAGCGGTACGCTTGTGTATTTTCTTATAAGTGAGAGATACTCCAAATTTCCTTTAAAAAAATGCGGTTCAGTTAATATGGATAGTGCGTTTGCACCAGCTTTTTGATATAAACTAGCTATATTAACAGGATCAAAATCCTCTCTTATAACGCCTTTGCTAGGGCTTGCTTTTTTAACTTCACAAATTAGTCTAAACGGCTCATCATTAGTTGATTTGAGGGCTTTTTTTACATCTCGCTGAATATTTCTTACATTAAAAATAGTTCTACTTAAAATATCAAAAGGCAACTCTTTTTTTTGAATTTCTAAATCTTCTTTTGTTTTTTGTATAATCTCATCTAGTATCATTTTGCCCTCTTTTTAAGCATTCATCTATAAATTTTATATGTTCTTTTGCTTCTGGGGAGTTTATAAAATCTTCATTATTTATGATTTTAGATATAGTGTTTTTTGCGGCTTTACAATCGCCTACTTTATACTCACCCCAAGCTATAGAATCAACTATGTAAAACGATTCTGGATCAAGTTCATGGGCTTTTTTAGCTAGTTCTAATCCTTTCTTAGCATCTATATCATGATCTATTAGTAAATAACCATAATAATTATAAAAAATCGGATCATTTACTAAGTACACGGATTTTTCAAAGTTATTAATAACTTCTTTTAAAATATTTTGATTTAGTTTATTTTTATTATCTTCATACTTATAAATGGCCATTTTTGCCTGATAAATAGGTTCTTTTAAATTTTCAAATTTATGTTTTGCAAAATTATATGCATCATTAAATCTGCCAAGTTTAGCATAAAGATCTGTTAAAATATCATTTTGGGGATAATTTTTCTCAAGATATTTTACAGCCTTTTCATACTCTTTTTCTACTGCAAAAATTTGTATAATTGCCTGTAAATATCTCTCATCTAAAGAATCTTCATATAGTTTTTCATAAATTTCTATAGCTTTTTTAGAATCATTACTTTTAAGATATAGCAATCCAGCAGCTTCACAAGTCTCAATACTACAGCCATTTTTATCTATATAATCTTGTAAAATACTGATAGCTTCTTTTGTTTTGAATAAATTTTTATCTAAAACCTCAACAATTGGCATTAAATTTTTCTCACTATTTTCTAGCTCATAAGCTTTTTTTAAATATTTTAAAGAAGTTTCATAATCTTGCTCATATATATAAATCATGCTAAGCATAGAGTAATTCTTAGCATCTTTATCTTTTTTTACAAGATCAAGTAATTTTATTTTTGCTAGATCAAATCTGCCTCTTAAAAGCATATCAGAAACATCTATTCTTATAAAATCTGGGTCATTTTTTAAAACAATCCTACCTTTTTTCAAAAGCTCTGCAAAATCACTAGATTTATTTACAAAAGCTATCTTAATAGACTCTTTTAGATATATTTTTTCATTTGTTTGTTTATACAAATCAAGAAGTAAAGATTTGGCTTCATCAAAATTTCCACTGTTTTCATATAAAAATGCCTGCATTAAATTAAATCTTTGTGTATCTTTTTTGTCTAGATTAAAACAAAATGCATTTACACATAATATAAATATCAAGACAATTTTTTTACACCAATACATTCTTTCTCCAATTCATCAAAATTATTCTTAAAATGATTCCAAAAAGGAAAAGTTTTACACTGATTTGGACGAAAATCATAAATCAGGCAGTTTAAATTATCTTCATCAAAAAATATACAAGCTTTTCCATTGTTGTAATTTTTCTCTTTTAGGCTAAATTTAAAACCAACTTTTATTAAATAGTTATGTTTAAAATTATCAAAGCTAGTGTTTAAATGCTTACACAATTCAAAAATTTCATCTTTGTTTATCCATATATAGCCACTTTCTCCAATGCAGCATTTTCCTCCACACTTTTTGCAAGCACTACTATCAAAAGTAAAATCAAACTCACTCATAATCTACACTCAATAAATCAGCTTTAGCAAATATTTCTTTTGCCAAAGAGCTATAACCATCATCACAATTTACAAAAATTGGCGGTAAAATTTCACATAAACTTTTAGAATTTTTTCTCGCCTCAATCAAAACAAGCTTTGTATTTTTTGTAGCTTTTGGATGCACGAATTGTACCTTATTTGTGTTAAATTTAAGATTACGAAGCAAAAAAAATATATCATTAATTTGCTTTGCGTCATAGCAAAAAATCAAAGTTCCATTTGGTTTTAAAATCTTGAAACTTTTTTCTAAAAAATTTTGCAAATTTAAGTTAGAACTATATCTAGAAAAATTTTTGTGTAAATTTTTACTTTTTATAGCCCCGTCGTGGTAAAAAGGCGGATTTGAGACAATATAATCAAATTTAACATCTTCATTCATATCTAAAAAATTGCCACTAATGATATCTGCTTTGATATTGTTTTCATTAGCATTTTTTATAGCCATATTTATATTTGTTTGCAATATATCAATCATAGTTAAAGAAATATTACTAAAATCTCTTTTTAACAAAAGCCCTAAAATACCACATCCACAACCAACATCTAAAACATTGCCTTTTAGCTTTGTTATAAAGCTATAAAGCATTACCGTATCGCTGTTGTAGCGATATCCTTCTTTTGGCTGAAAAAGTTTCATCTATATACTTTTATAACAAAGCCTTGTTTATTTGGCTTTGTTATGACTTCATTTGCATAAGATATCCTAGAAAAATCTCCAAATTCATCTCTTATCAACCTTGCTCCAACTTCTGCTTTTTCATATCCTAAAGCGTAATTACTGATTTTATCTGCATTACTAATGCCACTATTTCGAAGTTTTTGAGATACTGCTTTTACGGAGCTTGAACTGTTTATAGGAATGACTACAAAAGAAAAATTAGAATTATATTTTTGTAAAAATTCACTTACTAAGTTTTTACACATTACACTTGGTTTATTTTTTGAGTTCAAATCCTCACATGATATAGAATCTATATTAACAGCTTTTTTAGGAGCGATTTTTGCTATACTATTTTTATCTAATGAAAGTATATCGTGCCTTAATTTTCCATTTTCTATCTCAAGTTCTTTTATACTTTGCAAACTTTTTTCATATTTTGCAATAATGTCGTTTGTTTGAGTGCTTGAAATTCTATTTATTCTTAGTTTTTCATTTTCATTTACAACATCTAAAAGAAGTTTTTCGCTGTTAAGAAGTTGATTTTTTAACTTATTTATATCAGAAAGCAGTTCTTGGTTTTTTTCTTTTAGTGCTAGACTATCTTTATCGCTTTTTATAACCTCTATTTCAAAATTACCTTTTTTTGTTTTATTTAAATTTTCAAGCTTGGCTTTTAGTTTATTGTTTTCTTTTTTCAAATCGATAGAATTTTGTTTTTCATCTTTTATATCATTTAATTTTTGCGTTAAAGTTTTTATTTTATCTTCATATTCTCTAGTTTTTAAGCCATAGTTTAAAGCTAAATTTGAGTTTAATATTTTAGCTGAATTCTCCTCTTTTAAATTCTTTATCTCATCATTTAGCTTATTTATAGTAGTATTTAAAGAATTTTGCAAAGAAGTTTTTTCATTTTGCAATGATGCAATTTTTTCATTTAGAAGTTTATAATTTTTATCAATTATATCTTTTGTAGTTTTATTGTCGTCTTTAAATTTATCCATTTTTTGATTTAAAGATAAAATTTGATTATCTTTAAGCTTAATAAGCTCTTCAAGATTTGATATAATCAAACTTTCATTTTTATCATTTATCTTTTTTAACTCATTTTGCAAATTAGATATAGTTAAATTTTGCTCTCTAAGCATACTAAGATACTTTTTTTCTAAACTTTTATCCTTTAAATTTTTATTTTCTACAAGCGTTTTAGCTAGTCTATCTTCAAGTCCTGTAATTTGATTTGTATAACTTTGCCTTTCTTCTAATGCTATTTTACCAAGATTTTTAATATCTTCTTCTTTTGATTCTAAATCTTTTATAAATTTATCTTTTTGTTTTTCAAACTCAGTTCTCAAATCAGAAAGATCTGTTTTATTTTTTTTCTCTAAATCAGCAATACTCATAGTATGCTTGCTTAAAAGATTGTTTATCTGAGTATCTTTTAAATCAACTATTTGCTTTAGATCAGATTTTTGCTTGTCGATTTCTTTTGCTTGTTTTGCTAAAAGTTCTAAATTTTGTGCATTTTTAGATTTAAGCTCTTCAAGTTGCTCTAAAAGATAACTATTTTTTTGACTAAGAGATGAGTTATTTTGTTTTTCTTTGCTTGTTATATTTGAAAGTTTTTGACTAAATTCGAGCTCTTTATCGCGTAAAATCTTTTGAGCTATTTCTATCTCATTTTTTAACTCTACTATCTTTTGCTCATAAATTTTAGAATTTTGCATACTAGAAAGCTGAACATCATTTAGCCTTTTTGTAAGTTCATCTATATTCTTGTAGTGTTGATCTTGTGCTTGTCTTAAAAGTTTTAAATTTTTATCTAAAAATTCTTTTTTTTCATTTTCTATATCTTTTTTTTGATCTCTAAGCCTTAATATCGCCTCCCAGTTTTTGTTAGCTAAATCAATATTGTCTATATATAAAAGTTTATTATGATTTCTAAGTGCTATTATTTGGGCTTTAAGTTCATCATTACTGCCTACAACTTCTCCATCATTGCTATTTATTTCAAAATTTAGTGCGTAAGAATAAGGCGTTATGTAGTCCCCATACTCAGAAAGATCGTCTTTATTTATATAGTTTTTTTGAATACTAAGCGGTAAATCGCTAAATTTAAGCTCATTTTGATTTGTTTGGATATTTTCTTTTACAGAAACTTGCGAGATTTTTGTATCGTAAAATACATAACAAATTGCCGCAAATAAGCTTGCAGCAAGTAAAGTTAAAAAAGTTAACAAAAACCTCACAAAAAGTCTCCCAAATAAACTATATTTTAGATTTTATATGACTTATAATATTATGAGCATGATTTAATGCAAATACTATAGAGCCACCATTTTTAGTAACTATATCACCGCCAACATAAAGACCTGGTATATTTGTCATTAAATTCTCATCTACTATTGGTTGAGAATTCTCATTTACTTTAATTGAACATCTTTGTAAAAAATCTATTGGAGTTGAGCCACCTATCGCATAAATAATCCTATCATAAATTTCATATGATCCATCGCTAAATTTGACTTTTATTTTGTTATTTTCATTTTCTAGTTCAGTTATATCAATGCCTAGTTTTAAATTTAATTTATTTTGCTCTGCTAAATCAAGAAGTTCTCTTTCATTGATATCATTAAGTCTTGTAAATGTAATTTTTCTATAACAAAGTGTAACAATATTTGCTTTACTAAGCTCTATTGCATACTCAGCTGCCGAATTACCGCCACCTACAACCATAATCTTTTCATCATTAGAACAAGAATTTAAATTAAAATTTACAACTGAATTTAAAGAAGTCGGGATTTTGTAATCAGGCTTATTTGGTCTGCCCATTTTACCGATTGCTACAACAACATTTTTAGCCTCATAAATAGTGCTTGGCGTTGCAACATGAAAAATATCTTCAATTTTTTGAACTTTTTCAACTTCTATATTAAAAACTGTATCTACTTTTTCTTCTTCAAGAAGTTTATCAAAATAATCCAAAACATCTTCTTTTATAGATGTTTCAAAAGGAACATTTCCAACAACAACTGAAGGCATATTTTTATACTCTTTGTCTACTCTTTTATTGTCTTTATAAAATTTTCTAATTGTTTGAGAGTGGTTATCGCCTTTTTCTAAAAGTAAAACATTTTCAAATCCCATCTTTTTTGACTCAACAACTGAAGCTATTCCACAAGGACCTCCGCCAATTACAACAACATCATAAATATTTTTCAAATTTACTCTCCAAAATATTAAGTTTTAAATGCTAAAATATACCAATTTTTTAGTTTAAATTTGATTAAAAGAGAAAATATTATGATAGATACAATCAAAAAAGCAAGACAAACATCAAAAACACTACTTGAATTAAACCCGCAAACAAAGAAAAATATCATACTTGATATGAGCGAGGAAATATCAAAATCCAAAAAAGATATATTAAGTGCAAATAAAATAGATATGCAAAACGCAATTTCACTTAGCAAAGCTATGCAAGATAGATTAATGTTGGATGAAAAACGGATAAACGATATAGCAAATTCGCTAAAAATAGTAGCAAATTTACAAGATCCAATAGGTAATGTTTTAAGTGGTTGGATAAATTATGCTGGTTTAAAAATAAACAAAGTTTCTATACCTATTGGCGTAATTGGTATAATTTATGAATCGCGTCCAAATGTTACTGCCGAAGTTGCATCTTTGTGTCTAAAAAGCTCAAATGTTTGCCTATTAAAAGGCGGAAAAGAGGCACTGAATTCAAATTTAGCAATCATAAAAGCACTACATAAATCTTTAGAAAAATTTAATATCCCTACAAAATGCATTAGCTATCTTAATATCTCAAGACAAGATGTTAAAAAATTTTTAAAAATGGATAAATACATAGATCTTATCATACCAAGAGGTGGAGAAAATTTGGTAAAAATGGTAAGCAATACATCAAAAATACCAGTTATAAAACACGACAAAGGACTTTGTCATGCTTATGTAGATGAATTTGCTGATTTAAAAAAAGCTTTAGATATATGCGTAAATGCAAAATTTTCAAAACCATCGGCTTGTAATAGCATCGAGACAATACTAATCCATAAAAATATAGCTGATAAATTTTTGCCTATGTTAAAAACTAAATTTGATGAGCTAAAAATACATATAAAGGGTTGTAAACAAACTGCTAAATTTATAAATTGCGAAAAAGCTACAAACAAGGACTTCGATACAGAATATTTAGACTACGCAGTAAATTTAAAAGTTGTTTCAAGCATAGATGAAGCTATAACTCATATAGAAAAATTTAGCTCATCTCATTCTGAAGTTATAATATCTAAAAACGAAGAAAATATACAAAAATTTTTAAATTTAATTGATAGTGCTTGTGTGTATGTAAACGCATCAACGAGATTTAGCGATGGAGGTGAGTTTGGATTTGGAGCAGAAATTGGAATTAGCACAAATAAACTTCACGCAAGAGGTCCAATGGGACTAAATGAACTAACTACATACAAATATCAGGTATTAGGAAATGGGCAAGTAAGATAGAGCAAAAAATACAATAATATATAAAAATTATTGTATTTTTGATTTTAAATTTTATTTATTTTATATCATCGCTTTTGGGATACATTATCCTTACTTGATAATTTATGGCCTTTGTAGATGGCGAAACTCCTCTTATAACTAAATTTTTCATAGGGGTTACATTTATAATTTCCCATTTAGACATAAGAGTATCTACCAAAAAATTATCTTTATCAAACCAGTCTATTTTATAAGCAATTTTTATGCTTTTATCTGCTGTATTTACAAAAACAGCTTCAATTTCTGTTAATCCATCTTCTCTGAGCTTATGTGCTGTATTTATAAGTTTAAAATCATCATAAAAATTATCAGATAATACTACTATTTTATTTTCCAAAAGCTCTTTTTGAGTATCTGTAAAAAAGCTACATCCACAAAATAAAAGTGATATTAAAAGTGTAAAAATAATCTTTTTCATTTTTATCCTTGTTAATTATGTATAAAAAAGAGTTACATTTTAAATTAAAATATAAAAAAACATCGATAATAAATTTAGAACTTATTATCGATAATAATCAGCATATTTTCTAACGCTTTTTAACTTTTTTATATCGTTTGCCAAAGAGTCTTTTTTAAAATTTATTAAATTTAAAGCCTCTTTTGTAAGACTAAGAGCAGACAACATATCATCAACTGTCTTAAAATTTGATGGCATACTGTCTATAAGAAGTAAAATTTTTTCACTATCTTTATTTGCTATGGCAATTTTAAAATTATCAAGCCAATTCATCTTCTTTAGTAACTTCCTTCCACGCTTCTAAAAGCTCTTTTACAACATGAATTACTTCATCAAGATTAGCTTTTTCATTTGTTAAATTTGCTTGTGTAAGAAGTTGAATCTCTCTTGTATAAAGACCAGCTAAATAATGTGCAACATCGCCTTGATTATAATCAAGTGAATTTATAAGCTCAAAAAATATCGCATTTGCTCTATTTATATTATAAACTTTTGCTTCTATATCATCATCCTCTATAGCTTTTTTTGTCCTATAAACAAATTTAAGTATCCCCTCATAAAGCATTTCTATTAATTTTTTTGGAGATTCTATTCCTACGCTATTTTGCATATAAGCAGAATATGCTAAATTATTTTGCATTTTACTTTCCTTTTTATTTATTTGCAAGTTCTGCATCTATCATACTTTGAAGTGCTGAAAACTGTCTGTTTAATTTACCTATAATGGCATCATATTGAGCAAATTGCATTTCCATTCTCTCATATCTTTCATCTATCTTTTTTTGCGTATCAAGTCTTTCATCGCTAAGTCTTTCGTTGTCTTTAGTTAAAGAATCCGAAAGCTTTGTTATCGTTCCTTCTTGACCAACCATGCCATTTAGCGTATCTGTTAATTTGGCAAATACACCTTTGTTTTCACTAGAAGTAGCATGTATGCTTACTTTTTCTAATCCCAAAGCTTTAAGCACATCATCTCTACCAGTTATTTCTATAGAACCACCATCTTGCCTTGTTAAATTAACGCCAGTTTTAGTAGCATTTAATTCAGCTTTTAAGCCTTTTATATCAGCTTTATTGATAGCGTCTAAAAGAGCAAGAGCATTTTGTTCTTTTGTATTAGCGGCATCTGTTTTAAATAAAATTTCTTTATCGCCTATCTTTAAAGCTCCGCTAGAAACATAAATAGCACCGCCTGATATATCTTTTGAACTATAAGATATTTTAGAATGGCTCATATCTCCTACGAAAAATTTCTCAACATAGTCAAAATCCTCTTCTGCCATTTTATTAAATTTTGATTTATCAAATTTCAAAAGACCATCTTCACTCAAACTTATACCAAAGTCAGACACTGTATTTAGTGCATTATAGATATTTTTTATCTCATTGCCATTTTTATCTTGTGAAATTTCTGTAACACTTCTACCGGTATTTACAGCTTCAAATAAAACTTTGTTAATACTTGATTTTATAGTAGTAATCTCATTCATACCTTGCAAAACACCGCCCATTCCAGTTTGTTCATTATAATCAGTAGAGGCGCTAAGATTATTCATAAGTTCATTATATGATTTTACAAGATTTTCTATCTCACTAATTATATTTTCAGTATCGTTATTTATACTAACACTAGTTTTCCCAGTCTCTTTTAAAGTAATTTCAACACCTGCTGTAATATCATCAAATTTATTACTTTGTCTTGACATATTAACACCATTATATGTAAATTCAGCATTTTGTGCTTTTTGTATATGGTTTGCTTCAAGCTGTGTTATTTGAACTTTATTACCAGAGCTATCAAGAATTGGCTGAGAGTTTTCATCGAGTTTATCCACCATCTCATTTCCAAGACCAAGAGCAGAAAGTATTTTTAAAGAATTTGGATCATCTATTTCGCTTCCATTTGTATCTTTAGTTTTTGTAGCACTAAATGATAAAGCATTATCTAATCCAGAATCTTTTGATTGTATTATAAGCTGAGACTTGCCCTCTCCTACATTTAAAATTTTGGCACTCACAGCACCATTTGTTGCTCTATTTATCTCATTAGCTAAATCTTCATAAGTATCTGATTGTTTTATATTTATTTTAAATTCTTTTTTATTACTACCGCTTCCTAAAGTTATAGTAAAATTACCATCATCAAAAAGCTTTCCACCAGCAGAAACTATGTCATTTTCGCTTCCAAATTTAGAAGTTTGATAAACATCATTTTGAGCTAACTGTTTTACATCTAAATTAAAATCATGCAAATTAACACCAGAAGAAACATTTACATTAGCACTATCCCCATTAACACTTGCTTTTCTTTTAAGGTATGTTGTCTCATTTCCTAGGGCTGATACTGATGTTTTCAAAGATGACAAGAATGTAGAAATAGTTGTTATATCTTTTTGTTTAGTGGTATTATCTGTGATATTTTTACCAATAGGATCTATTTGCGCTTTTACATCAGCAGCTTTTAGCTTGTCGATTATATCTCCTGTTAAAACCTGACTTCCTATTCCGAGTGATTTTATGGCTGGCATAATTTATCCTTTCTTATCCATTAACAAACCTATAATTTCTTTAAAATGTTCGCTTAGTTTCATCATACTTTCTGTAGGAATTTTTCTTATAACTTCTCCAGTATTTTTTTCTAAAACATTTACATAAAGAGAACTTATCTCCTCATTATAGGCAAATCTTATATTTGTCTGCAAAGACTCCATCTGTTTATTTAATCGATCTGCAATCTTATTTATCTCTTCATTTGATAAAGACCTTTTTTGATTTAACTCTTCATTACTACTACTCAAATTAGATTTTTCAAATAACGCTGATTTTGTACTATTTTGAGTTTGAGATAAAGAAATAAAACTATCCATTTGTCTTGAAGCTACATCATATATCTCCATAATTTTCTCCTTAAAATTATTTTCTTTGGTGAGTATATCGACAAAAAGTATAATTTATTTAGTTTGGCATACTAAATTTTATTTTTTTAGTTAAAATAAGAAAATATTTTGGAGGGAGTTATGAAAATATCTTTTGAATGTGAATGTATTTTGCTGCAAAAATCAATGATGTTATTTCTTGGTAAATTTGCCTCTAGAAGAAAAGATTGTGATTTTATAATAAGCGACAAAAAACTAGATACAAATAAACCAGTTTTTATTATAGGCGAAAACTCACCATATCTTAAATTTCCTTTTAATAAACAAGAGTTAGTTTATACAATAGAAGATTTTTACTCTGCTATGCAAATAAAACATCGCGAAAATATAGAGTATATTTCAAGTAGTTTTGAAGATAAACTAAATAATTTGCTTAATAAATTTAAAATAGACTTAACAGAACTGATAAAAAATGAACTCAAAAAATAAACTTTTTACAACTATATCAAGTGGCAAATTTAAAGGAAAAAAACTACTTCTTCCAAGCTTAAAAACCACAAGAAGCACTAAGAACATACTAAAAGGCTCTTTTTTTGACACTATTAGAAATGAACTTCATGGCAAAGTTTTTGTAGAGTGTTTTGGAGGAAGTGCTTTAATGGCAATAGAAGCTTATAGTAACTATGCGAAAATTTGTGTAGCCATAGAAAAAGACAAATCTGCTTTTGAGATAACAAAATCAAATATGAAAAGTATAGATGAAAAAAATCTAATACCAATCAATGGAGATTGCTTTATTGAACTTCCAAAGATAATAGCAAATATAAAAGATGAGATTATATTATACATAGATCCACCTTTTAATATAAGGGATGGATTTGAAGAAATTTATGATAATATTTTTAATATGATAAAAAATGTCAAAAACGATAAAATTTATCTTATAGCCATAGAACACATTAGCACTTTAAAAATGCCAGATATTTTAGGTAAATTTAAATTAGACAAAACTCGTAAATTTGGAAAAAGCTCACTTAGTTACTACATTTAAAAAATTTAATATTTGGAACACTTATTGCTTCATATTTCTAAATTTCATTTATTTTAAGGATATTATGATGAGGTTTATGAAATATATGTTTATAGCTTTTTTTGCTTGTAATTTCTTAAATGCAGCAAAAATAAGTGATATAGCAAATGTTGTAGGAGTAAGAGAAAATCAACTCATAGGATATGGTTTGGTTGTAGGTTTAAAAGGCACTGGAGATGGCACTACTTCTGAATTTACGCTTCAGTCTATATCAAATATGCTTCAAACAGTTGGCATGAAAATAAATCAAGATGATATAAAATCAAAAAACACAGCAGCTGTTATGGTTACAGCCTCACTTCCGGCTTTTGCTAGGCAAGGAGATAAAATAAACATAGTTATATCTTCTCTTGGTGATGCTAAAAGTTTGCAAGGCGGAACACTGCTTATGACGGCATTAAAAGGTGTTGATGGGGATATCTACGCTATAGCACAAGGTTCTGTAAGTATAGGCGGGAAAAATGAAGGAACTGGCAATAACGCAGCTGGAAATCATCCTACAGTTGCTGTAGTTTCGCAAGGTGCTTTAGTAGAAAAAGAAGTTTTATATGACATATATAATCAAAACTTTGCAGATCTTAGTCTAAAAACTACAAATTTCAATAGTGCAACAACTGTTCAAAATGTCATAAACAGGATTTATGGGGAAGTAGCTGTTGCAACAGATCCAAGAACAATAAGATTGATGAAGCCAGAAGGTGCTAGCATGGTTGATTTTTTATCTCAAATTTTACAAACCGAAGTCGATTATAAGCCACAAGAAAAAATAGTAATAAATGAAAGAACAGGAACCATAGTAAGTGGAGTAAATATAACAGTTGATCCTGTTGTTATATCTCATGGAGGCATAACTTTAAAGATAGAACCACAAAGCTACAATCTAGCACC contains:
- a CDS encoding ornithine carbamoyltransferase; this translates as MKISFECECILLQKSMMLFLGKFASRRKDCDFIISDKKLDTNKPVFIIGENSPYLKFPFNKQELVYTIEDFYSAMQIKHRENIEYISSSFEDKLNNLLNKFKIDLTELIKNELKK
- a CDS encoding RsmD family RNA methyltransferase, with amino-acid sequence MNSKNKLFTTISSGKFKGKKLLLPSLKTTRSTKNILKGSFFDTIRNELHGKVFVECFGGSALMAIEAYSNYAKICVAIEKDKSAFEITKSNMKSIDEKNLIPINGDCFIELPKIIANIKDEIILYIDPPFNIRDGFEEIYDNIFNMIKNVKNDKIYLIAIEHISTLKMPDILGKFKLDKTRKFGKSSLSYYI
- a CDS encoding flagellar basal body P-ring protein FlgI, which produces MMRFMKYMFIAFFACNFLNAAKISDIANVVGVRENQLIGYGLVVGLKGTGDGTTSEFTLQSISNMLQTVGMKINQDDIKSKNTAAVMVTASLPAFARQGDKINIVISSLGDAKSLQGGTLLMTALKGVDGDIYAIAQGSVSIGGKNEGTGNNAAGNHPTVAVVSQGALVEKEVLYDIYNQNFADLSLKTTNFNSATTVQNVINRIYGEVAVATDPRTIRLMKPEGASMVDFLSQILQTEVDYKPQEKIVINERTGTIVSGVNITVDPVVISHGGITLKIEPQSYNLAPENTAANIIDLGGETSIDGAMNTLNIGTQKTTVANVTRALNRLGATPKDIIAILQNLKEVGAIHADLEIM